From Roseisolibacter agri, a single genomic window includes:
- a CDS encoding MBL fold metallo-hydrolase, with the protein MSATATALAPEVLVQTVGAFQENCYLVVDPQTRVAAVVDPGAEGARLVDWIRAANVQLEAIWLTHAHLDHIGAIADVVRAWDVPVHLHPLDRPVFDYAPRAAQMYGLYMEPQPAPTAEFAEGQQLTLGALTFDVMHAPGHAPGHVVIHGHGVALAGDCLFYGSVGRTDLPLSEPAALTRSLARIAALPAETVVHPGHGPSTTIGRERAENPFLNGGARVLGG; encoded by the coding sequence GTGAGCGCGACGGCGACGGCGCTCGCGCCCGAGGTGCTGGTGCAGACCGTCGGGGCCTTCCAGGAGAACTGCTACCTGGTGGTCGATCCGCAGACGCGCGTGGCCGCCGTCGTCGATCCCGGTGCGGAGGGCGCGCGCCTCGTGGACTGGATCCGCGCCGCGAACGTGCAGCTCGAGGCGATCTGGCTGACGCACGCCCACCTCGACCACATCGGCGCGATCGCCGACGTCGTGCGCGCGTGGGACGTGCCGGTGCACCTGCATCCGCTCGACCGGCCGGTGTTCGACTACGCGCCGCGCGCCGCGCAGATGTACGGCCTGTACATGGAGCCGCAGCCCGCGCCGACCGCGGAGTTCGCGGAGGGGCAGCAGCTCACGCTCGGCGCGCTCACGTTCGACGTCATGCACGCGCCGGGGCACGCGCCCGGCCACGTCGTGATCCACGGCCACGGCGTCGCGCTCGCGGGCGACTGCCTGTTCTACGGCTCCGTCGGCCGCACGGACCTGCCGCTCTCCGAGCCGGCCGCGCTCACGCGCTCGCTCGCGCGCATCGCCGCACTGCCGGCCGAGACGGTCGTGCACCCGGGCCACGGCCCGTCGACCACGATCGGGCGCGAGCGCGCCGAGAACCCGTTCCTGAACGGCGGCGCGCGGGTGCTCGGCGGATGA
- the trxB gene encoding thioredoxin-disulfide reductase has product MATTDDSTTHELVIIGSGPAAWTAAIYAGRANLNPVLFEGEPVGIDLPGGQLMLTTDIENFPGFPEPVSGPALMDRMKEQALRYGVRVVSELIVEADLSARPFRLKPNYSEPITAHTVIVATGAKAKWIGLENELRLAQIGGGVSACAVCDGALPHFRNKVLAVVGGGDTAMEEAMYLTKFASEVLVIHRRDSFRASKAMASRVLAHPKIRVLWNTQVVDVLGADVITGVRLKDTVNGAERDLEVGGLFVAIGHEPNTGFLKGQLETTPHGYVVTTPGRTATTVPGVFAAGDVIDDYYRQAITSAGTGCMAALEAERWLAHHGIGESPVLETAETVVCAEDDAPQVGVAQINASLAAVNGAAGVEARS; this is encoded by the coding sequence GTGGCCACGACTGACGACTCGACGACGCACGAGCTGGTGATCATCGGCTCCGGCCCCGCCGCCTGGACGGCGGCGATCTACGCGGGCCGCGCCAACCTGAACCCGGTGCTGTTCGAGGGCGAGCCGGTCGGCATCGACCTCCCGGGCGGGCAGCTGATGCTGACCACCGATATCGAGAACTTCCCGGGCTTCCCGGAGCCGGTCAGCGGCCCCGCGCTGATGGACCGGATGAAGGAGCAGGCGCTGCGCTACGGCGTGCGCGTCGTGTCGGAGCTGATCGTCGAGGCCGACCTCTCGGCGCGCCCGTTCCGCCTCAAGCCCAACTACTCGGAGCCGATCACGGCGCACACCGTCATCGTCGCGACGGGCGCGAAGGCGAAGTGGATCGGCCTCGAGAACGAGCTGCGCCTCGCGCAGATCGGCGGCGGCGTGTCCGCGTGCGCGGTGTGCGATGGCGCGCTGCCCCACTTCCGCAACAAGGTCCTCGCGGTCGTCGGCGGCGGCGATACGGCGATGGAGGAGGCGATGTACCTCACGAAGTTCGCCTCCGAGGTGCTCGTCATCCACCGCCGCGACAGCTTCCGCGCGTCGAAGGCGATGGCCAGCCGCGTGCTCGCGCATCCGAAGATCCGCGTCCTCTGGAACACGCAGGTGGTCGACGTGCTCGGCGCCGACGTGATCACGGGCGTGCGGCTGAAGGACACCGTGAACGGCGCGGAGCGCGACCTCGAGGTCGGCGGGCTGTTCGTCGCCATCGGCCACGAGCCGAACACGGGCTTCCTCAAGGGCCAGCTGGAGACGACGCCGCACGGCTACGTCGTCACGACGCCGGGCCGCACCGCGACGACGGTGCCCGGCGTGTTCGCCGCGGGCGACGTCATCGACGACTACTACCGGCAGGCGATCACCTCCGCTGGCACGGGCTGCATGGCCGCGCTCGAGGCCGAGCGGTGGCTCGCGCACCACGGCATCGGCGAATCGCCCGTGCTGGAGACGGCGGAGACGGTCGTCTGCGCGGAGGACGACGCACCGCAGGTCGGAGTCGCGCAGATCAACGCGTCGCTCGCGGCCGTGAACGGCGCGGCCGGCGTCGAGGCGCGGTCGTGA